Proteins from one Thioflavicoccus mobilis 8321 genomic window:
- a CDS encoding penicillin-binding protein 1A gives MGQGGDSSRYGVRRGGGGGHQAGSARLRVARPVPRPPVIRRNGRRYSPGPLGWLARLVAAGLAMPLDLVLLGSAFGALYLATVLPDLPSLDGLRNVQYREPLRVYSADGALMAEFGVQRRQSVPFAAIPPLLVKAFLAAEDSRFFTHEGIDPKGLARAALEVARSGHPTQGGSTITMQLTRNLFLTPEKTLHRKVTELLLAQRVERELGKDEILELYLNKIFFGHRAYGISAAAELYYGKRLDDLTIAEMAMLAGIPKAPSTTNPITAPTAARARRDYILGRMLVLDYIDADQYHQAVTQPDIASLHRPPIDLSAGYAAEMVRREMIERYGEAVYGEGLRVYTTLDGRLQLAAQSALREGLLDYDRRHGYRGPEGRFDPAADPAAMDAFLASVPALPELNAGLVVSVEAKTAEVYLGQGRSVTIALEGIRWARPYRDENSRGRTPRRADDVLTAGDLIRVRRDGDDTWVLAQAPAVSGALLGLAPEDGAILALVGGYAFEVSAFNRAVDAQRQPGSSFKPFIYATALSRGWTPASLLRDEPIRVRLGRGRTWTPQNADGRTMGPIRLRVALAKSRNLATIDLLRSLGVAAAREHIARFGFASETLPKGLALALGTGEASPQQMAAGYAVFANGGYRVDPYLIERIESPEGNVLFEASQPRACSDCWARYGSTPAATRPLRSGRVAPSAERVLDPRVAYQMTSLLRDVIEDGTGRRALALGRSDVVGKTGTTNAVRDSWFCGYQKDVVAVAWMGFDGFTPLGRGEGGGRAALGVWMDFMGEALKDKPEATLDPPPGLVAVRIDKRTGAETDADGPNTIEELIPSEYHWMPLGSAPVSEPEPRTSVPALLDRLF, from the coding sequence ATGGGGCAAGGGGGCGACAGCAGTCGATACGGCGTGCGGCGCGGCGGCGGGGGCGGCCACCAGGCCGGTTCGGCACGCCTGCGGGTGGCCAGACCAGTGCCGCGCCCACCGGTCATTCGGCGGAATGGGCGACGGTACTCGCCGGGTCCGCTCGGCTGGTTGGCGCGTCTCGTCGCGGCCGGGTTGGCCATGCCCTTGGATCTCGTCTTGTTGGGGAGCGCGTTCGGTGCGCTCTATCTCGCGACCGTGCTGCCGGATCTGCCATCGCTCGACGGGCTGCGGAACGTGCAATATCGCGAGCCGCTGCGGGTCTATAGCGCCGATGGGGCGCTGATGGCCGAGTTCGGCGTCCAGCGCCGGCAATCGGTGCCCTTCGCGGCGATTCCCCCGCTGCTGGTCAAGGCCTTTCTCGCCGCCGAGGACAGCCGCTTCTTCACCCACGAGGGCATCGACCCGAAGGGGCTGGCACGTGCCGCCCTCGAGGTCGCCCGTAGCGGCCACCCGACCCAGGGCGGCAGCACCATCACGATGCAGCTCACCCGCAACCTCTTCTTGACCCCGGAGAAGACCCTGCACCGCAAGGTCACCGAGCTGCTCCTGGCCCAGCGCGTCGAGCGCGAACTCGGCAAGGACGAGATCCTCGAACTCTATCTCAACAAGATCTTCTTCGGTCACCGTGCCTACGGCATCTCGGCCGCCGCCGAACTCTACTACGGCAAGCGTCTCGACGACCTCACCATCGCCGAGATGGCGATGCTGGCCGGGATCCCCAAGGCGCCATCGACCACCAACCCGATCACGGCGCCGACGGCGGCACGGGCGCGACGCGACTACATCCTCGGGCGCATGTTGGTACTCGACTATATCGATGCCGACCAATACCACCAGGCCGTGACCCAGCCCGACATCGCCTCCCTGCATCGCCCGCCGATCGACCTCTCGGCCGGCTATGCCGCCGAGATGGTCCGCCGCGAGATGATCGAGCGCTACGGCGAGGCGGTCTACGGCGAGGGTCTGCGCGTCTACACGACGCTCGACGGGCGCCTCCAACTCGCCGCTCAGTCGGCGCTGCGCGAGGGGCTGCTCGACTATGATCGGCGCCACGGCTATCGCGGTCCGGAGGGACGGTTCGATCCGGCCGCCGACCCCGCGGCGATGGACGCCTTTCTCGCCTCGGTGCCGGCGCTGCCGGAGCTGAATGCTGGCCTCGTCGTCTCCGTGGAGGCTAAGACGGCCGAGGTCTATCTCGGTCAAGGCCGCTCGGTAACGATTGCGCTGGAAGGGATCCGCTGGGCGCGTCCCTACCGTGACGAGAATTCCCGTGGCCGCACCCCGCGTCGCGCGGACGATGTCCTCACGGCCGGCGATCTGATCCGGGTGCGCCGCGACGGCGACGATACCTGGGTGCTCGCCCAGGCGCCAGCCGTGAGCGGCGCCCTCCTCGGGCTGGCGCCGGAGGATGGCGCCATCCTCGCGCTGGTCGGCGGTTACGCCTTCGAGGTCAGCGCCTTCAACCGCGCCGTTGACGCCCAACGTCAGCCGGGTTCGAGCTTCAAGCCGTTCATCTATGCGACGGCCCTGAGCCGCGGTTGGACCCCGGCCAGTCTGCTGCGCGATGAGCCGATTCGGGTTCGGCTTGGCCGCGGGCGGACTTGGACGCCGCAGAATGCCGACGGGCGCACGATGGGACCGATCCGTCTGCGGGTCGCGCTCGCCAAGTCGCGCAACCTCGCGACGATCGACCTCCTTCGAAGCCTCGGGGTCGCCGCGGCCCGCGAGCACATCGCGCGCTTCGGCTTCGCGTCCGAGACGCTGCCGAAAGGTCTGGCGCTCGCGCTCGGCACCGGGGAGGCATCGCCGCAGCAGATGGCCGCCGGCTACGCTGTGTTCGCCAACGGCGGCTATCGGGTCGACCCCTACCTGATCGAACGGATCGAGTCCCCCGAGGGCAACGTCCTCTTCGAGGCCAGCCAGCCTCGGGCCTGTTCGGACTGTTGGGCGCGCTACGGGAGCACCCCGGCCGCCACACGCCCGCTCCGCTCCGGGCGGGTCGCGCCGAGCGCCGAACGCGTTTTGGATCCGCGCGTCGCCTACCAGATGACCTCGCTGTTGCGCGACGTGATCGAAGACGGCACCGGACGGCGGGCGCTGGCGTTGGGGCGGAGCGACGTCGTCGGCAAGACGGGCACGACGAATGCCGTGCGCGACTCCTGGTTCTGCGGTTATCAAAAGGACGTGGTCGCGGTCGCCTGGATGGGCTTCGACGGCTTCACGCCGCTCGGGCGGGGTGAGGGCGGTGGGCGCGCGGCCCTCGGGGTCTGGATGGACTTCATGGGCGAGGCCCTGAAGGACAAGCCGGAGGCCACCCTGGATCCGCCGCCTGGATTGGTCGCGGTACGGATCGACAAGCGTACCGGCGCCGAGACCGATGCCGATGGGCCGAACACGATCGAGGAGCTGATCCCGAGCGAGTATCACTGGATGCCGCTGGGATCGGCGCCCGTCTCCGAGCCCGAGCCGCGCACCTCCGTCCCGGCGCTCCTCGATCGCCTGTTCTGA